The Triticum urartu cultivar G1812 chromosome 5, Tu2.1, whole genome shotgun sequence genome contains the following window.
GTAATCAAACAATCATAACAAGTAAAACAATTATAGTAACCAAAATGTAACAACTTGCATGAATAAAAGGGAGTAGGGAAGAAGATGCAAACATTGGGGACTCGAGAATGTTTTCCCGTGGTTCTGATAGTTGGCGATATCAggcatccatgttgatggaggcTTCAAACCAAAGGATTATAGCATCCATGGATTCTAGTTGTGTCACCCACCAAGCGGCCCACGAAGCACAACTAACATATACCATCACGGCTTGCACTAAGAAGCCTCACAAGGGGCAGATTTTCATGAAGTGGATGATACATGTACTATTACAAACTCTTGCATTTGAACCCTAACTGTCTAGGATGCGCTCACCATCCAAGAGTAAGAAGCAAAGCAAAGTCACTTGGAAAGAACTCCTTGAAAGATCTTCAATCAAACCTTCTCTCAAGAGTCCAAATGAATGACACTCTCGCAAGAAAGGGAAGTGCTTGGTTGTTGAGGAATCAAGAAGTGAACATGGAATcacccaatacttctttcttcttCGCTTGCATTGGTATCTCTCTTCCTCAATAGGGAAAAGCCGGTCCATGCGACAAATGAAGTTGCATATTCGAGTACTCCCACTCGAACTTGCGTATTTCGGTCTCTGCCCATGCCACTCTACACCATCTCTGCCAGTTGCGTCAATTTGCCATACAATTTCCATTTTCCTTACATCTGGGACCCACCACTTTGCCATGTCAACCGCAATGAGGAGGAGACTCGGTTAATCCTTCTGGTCGATGTGGGCCCCTAAATGAGGTCGTAATTTCAATTTTACCACTATGATGTGGGCCGACTCGGTTGACTACTTGACTTGTTCTTGCTGATGTGGTGGACCACCGTTGAGGCCATAATTTCTATTTTTTCACTCTCGTGTGTGCCGACTTGGTTGAGTACCTAATTTGTTCCTGCCGATGTGGTGGACCGCCGTTGAGGTCGTAATTTCTCTATGTCCACTCTGGTGTGTGTCAACTTGGTTGACTCCTTAACCGTTCTTGCCGATGTGGGGACCGACGCTGAGGTTGTAATTTCTCTTTGTCCACTCTAGTGTGTGTCGACTCGGTTGACTCCTTAACCGTTCCTGTTGATGTGGGGACCGCCGCTGAGGTTGTAATTTCTATTTGTCCACTCTGGTGTGTGTCGACTCGGTTGACTCCTTAACCGTTCCCGCCGATGTGGTGGACCGCCACTGAGGTCGTAATTTCTCTTTGTCCACTCTGGTGTGTGTCGACTCGGTTAACTCCTTAACCGTTCCTGCCGATGTGGGGACCGCCGCTGAGGTCGTAATTTCTCTTTGTCCACTCTGGTGTGTGTCAACTCGGTTGACTCCTTGACCGTTCCTGCCGATGTGGGGACCGCCGCTGAGGTCATAATTTCTCTTTGTCCACTCTGGTGTGTGTCGACTCGGTTAACTCCTTAACCGTTCCTGCCGATGTGGGGACCGCCGCTAAGGTCGTAATTTCTCTTTGTCCACTCTGGTGTGTGTCAACTCGGTTGACTCCTTGACCGTTCCTGTCGATGCGGGGACCGCGGCTGAGGTCGTAATTTCTATTTGTCCACTCTGGTGTGTGTCAATTCGGTTGACTCCTTAACCGTTCCCGTCGATGTGGTGGACCCCCGCTGAGGTTGTAATTTCTATTTGTCCACTCTGGTGTGTGTCAACTCGGCTGACTCCTTAACCGTTCCCGCCGATGTGGGGACCGCCGCTGAGGTCGTAATTTCTCTTTGTTCATTCTGGTCTATGTCGACTCGGTTGACTCCTTAACCGTTCCTGTCGATGTGGGGACCGCTGCTGAGGTCGCAATTTCTATTTGTCCACTCTGGTGTGTGTCAACTCGGTTGACTCCTTAACCGTTCCTGTCGATGTGGGGGACCCGCCATTGAGACCATAATTTCCACTTTGCCACTCCGATGTGGGCCCACACGTATTGACTAGGAGACTCTTTTGACCGTTCTTGCATATGTTGGGACCCACCATTGAAGGCACGACACAACCATAATATCCAGAACGCCTCCCGAGCTCAAGCATTGATTTTTGACGATCGTCGCGTCTCCCATGACACACCGCTCTACCTACTAGCTACCTATAATAACTGGCTGCCCAACATGCTCCAACGGCACCTTCTCCTCACGCCTCTCAAACAATGATCTCCTGTCTTGTAGCATAATTTGTGATAAATAAGTGTTGAACCCACATGGAACGAAAATGATGACACTACCGACACGGGGCGAGTTCATGTTCGCCGGCGTCGAAGAAGAGAAGAAGGGCAACCAGGACGGCGAGAGGGGGGAGACCGAGCGCCACGTGGCGCGCGTGAGCCCGAAGCTTTACTTAATTACAAACAAAGCATAGTTCAAATGGTGAGGTTTAGTTCCTACGGATGCTGGATTTGTTATCAATTTAAGGTTAGGTTTAGAGGGATGCTGGATTTGTTATCAATTTATTACCAGCCATCATCCCTCGAGATCTACCACGAAAGTACTTTATTCTACCTCGACAAGTCGACATACATCGATCGTTGTTACCAACCCAACCCAACCGCAAGGCATCATCACTCGTAGTGGGCAGCAGAGCAACCTTCCTTCGCTCGCTCTCCTGGTTGTCTCCGCGCGGCGACCACTTCGGCACGACCCTCTCCTCCACCTCGGCCTCGCCGCTATACAGCCGAGCCGGGCTCCAATCCAGTCCAGACCAGACCGCAATTATATAACCACCGCCGCTCCCACCTTTCCAGAACTTTtgccccccctccccacctctcgttcccccctccccccctccccaCGCGCGCGCGCCGGCGAGATCTGCCCAGGGTGGACCCCCGGCGAGGATGAGCAGCCCCCATGGCGGCCTCGACGACCAGATCGAGCGCCTCATGCAGTGCAAGCCCCTCCCCGAGGCCGAGGTAACCAACCAACCGCCTTccgccctcctccggcgcactCCCTCCTGCGTGTCTCTCTGCCTTTCTCTCGTGCCGGTGGTCCGGGGTGGGCGGGTCTCGCCAGATCTGGCCGAATTCCGGCCCGGCGGGGCGCCGGCCAGGGCTCCGGGGGAGATCGGTCTTCCGGGGCTCCGTTTCGCTGCTAGCTTGCTCAGAAATGGCCGTTTCGCTGGTCCGTGCGGCGGTTTTTCGGTGGTTGCTGGATACTCTCGCGATTGCGAGCGAAGCAGAGTTGTTATGCTCCCGCAATTGATTGCTGTTCGAGGACCCGTCCTGCTCACGCAAGGTCACATTTTTGGCAGCGATGTAGTCTGGTAGTTTCTACGTAGTCGCTGATTTTTGGCAGCTGCTCCCCTGAAAAAGAAACGAATTTTGGCAGCTGGTTCATCTTGGGTGGTGGGGTAGATGGAGGAGTCACGCAGGGTGGATTCGTTAGGGAGGCATATGGCTTGTCCAAACCTCCAAGTTTCCACCTTCCGCCAAATTGATGCCTGCCTTCCATAGAGCTGCTAGATGGGTTACCATTGATTTTGCTCTGACCCTTTAATACTTGCCGTACAGGTCAGAGCACTGTGCGAGAAGGCCAAGGAGATCTTGATGGAGGAGAGCAATGTTCAGGTATGCTATTTTTATTTCTCCAAGATAAGATGCGCCCTTTACTTGATTGGTCAGTCCTTCCTTACCATGAGCTAGCACATCTTGTCTCAACCTTGTTGTGTGCATCACAATTAGTCTTACCATTTTGGTGTCAAGAGAAAGTCACAAGGTACTGATCAAGTGAGCAAGACAAGGATATGTTATAAGTAACTTCTGGTGTAAGGTTTTATGCAAACTCTAGAATGTGGTGGTTCTATCTGTTCAAAATTAAGATGTATCCTGAGGTAACAGAACTCTGTTACATAACGGATCCTACGATACATTGTTCAACAAGCGCAATTGTTTCTGTTGAGAGTGCTAGAGCCGTTACTCGTGGAGTTTTTATTGTTATCATGCATCTTTTGCTCATATCACTACACTTTCAGCAAAGTTGATTTTTTTCATATTCGGGAACCCAAAATAACTTGAGTATGTTGGTCAAATCGACGAGTAAACAAAATCAAAGAAAGGAGTGCAAATAACTTCGCGAGGAGATGTGCATACATCTGTACTTCCTGTGGACTAAAAAATAATATGCTCCAATATTGAACTGGGTCTCCCTCGACCCTGACCTCAAACTGCCAAGCACGGTCATCGATAGTAGTCGCAATATATTGGCAGTTTCAAGGTCAGAAGCCTGGTATGATGATATTGTGACAAGTATGGAAGATTGCTACTGGTATTTCCATAGTAGAACTGTAGAAGTTCTAAATTTGTACTAAACACTAGCGAACAATAGATCTAGTACTTTAAAACAATACTACTTTTACCCATTATAGTAAGCACGATTTCAATATCACAATCAAGCAATAAATCTCAGATAGCAGAAATAACACACTGTTGCGATGTGCATGCATATCTATACTTCCTGAATATGTGGGTAAAAGAACAACACTGCATGACGCCTGTTCCTTGCTCCTGAAGTCTCTGCATTCTCGACAAAGGTGATGGGAAACATGCCTTCCAAAGAAAAACTAAGGAAGTCTCCTGAACAACACAAGCAATGCATGACACTGGTTGACTGTACCATGCTTTCAGTCCTACTTTATTGATTAGTGAAAGGCTGAACTAATAAATGCAGCCATACACCTTGATGATAATGGTAGTTGGACATCTCAGCAAAGTTTGCTCCAGCATTTTCCTTAATTACTTGCTTTCAATGGTTTTGGATAGAATATACAAGATGGAGCCACTATCAGAACTCATGCCAAATGTACTATTGTTCTGTTTTGTGTCTGGCAACTGGCATGCGTCAGATTTTTTTAATGGGCCATGCAGACTTAAGCTAGCCCCACGGAGTATGTGGAACTTGTGCTATGCAATGACTGCTTCATATAATTATGTGCCTCCTGTCTGCCAGATACACGATTGGGTTATTGTTTTGCCGGCAGTTTTAACTTTGGTGTTTTTTTCTTTGGCATACTTGCAGCCTGTAAGGAGTCCTGTTACAATCTGTGGTGATATTCACGGGCAGTTTCACGATCTTGCGGAACTGTTCCGAATTGGTGGAAAGGTACAAGTTCTCTTGTTCATGTTCCTTTGTGCCACCTTCTTGAGTCATCTATAGTGAAGTCTGATCTTCACTATACTGACATCTTCTCTGTTTTTATCAGTGTCCGGATACAAATTACTTGTTTATGGGAGATTATGTAGATCGTGGCTActattctgttgaaactgtcacgGTAAGAGTTAATGAGCAATATCTGCTTGTAGCTTAGCAAGAAATTTGTGATATGTTTGATACTAATAGTAGCTCTTGTGACTAATGTAACCTTGAAATATACAGCTGTTGGTGTCTTTGAAAGTTCGTTATCCTCAGCGAATCACCATTCTTAGAGGAAACCATGAAAGCCGACAGGTAGATTATCATGCTCCTACGAAGCTTCTAATGTTCTTTTTTTTTTTACATATTTCAGTTCCATTACATTTTTTAAACATTGACAAATTTCACTGAATAATTTTGGCATTTGCAGATCACTCAAGTTTATGGATTCTACGACGAGTGCTTAAGGAAGTAAGTGTCTTTGTTTGTATATGATGTATATAATCTAGTAGTAAAATAATAAGATGCCTCAGATTATGGTTCCGCTTGTCGTATCTGAGATAAAGCTGGCAACATTAATTGCAGGTATGGAAACGCAACTGTGTGGAAAACCTTTACGGATCTGTTCGACTACTTCCCCTTGACAGCATTGGTATGTATTGCACTTCTGCAGCATTTCCATTGATGGAATGACCTATATGTCAAGTTTTTTTATACGTTATCTAGTGAAATTGACATGCAAACATTTCATAGGTTGAGTCAGAAATATTTTGCTTGCACGGTGGATTATCACCATCCATTGAGACACTTGATAACATACGTAACTTTGACCGCACGCAAGAAGTTCCTCATGAAGGGCCCATGTGTGATCTTCTGTGGTCTGATCCCGATGATCGATGCGGTTGGGGTATTTCTCCTCGAGGCGCTGGATATACCTTCGGACAGGTATTTCTTGGTACAGAAAATTCTTGTTTGCTCAATGTACTATGCCAATATTTAGGTCAGTTTTCCACTGACCTTGCAACTCCTATCATTTCAGGATATATCAGAGCAGTTCAATCATACCAATAACTTAAGACTTATTGCTAGAGCTCACCAGTTGGTGATGGAGGGATTCAACTGGGCTCATGTTAGTATCTGCTCCTGAGTTCCACACTTGTTTTTGTCTCTCGTCCATACTATATCTAGTTAACACATTACTGCattaaacaggagcaaaaagtggTCACCATATTTAGTGCACCTAATTATTGCTACCGCTGTGGAAACATGGCATCAATCTTGGAAGTTGATGATTGTCGGGAGCATACTTTCATCCAGGTACATTATACACATCTCATTTCTACATTTGTTCTGGTAGATTTGATCATTATATATAAATGCTTAAAAATGAAGAATTATGTACCCTAAGTGACATAAGTAACTGAAGTGGTTAGGTGATGGGCAGTTAGACACTGATACATGGATGAGTAGATGAAAAATGAGATTGGCAGATTATTTTCCAGTGTACATATTTCTGATACGAATAGGAGGACCTGTTGGCATAAGTGTTCGGTTGATATAACAGTATGGCCAATTTGAGAACCCATAGGAAGTCTAACCAAAATGTTTGACCAGTGCTTTTCTCCTTTCACAAATTGGATCTTTTTGCACGTCTAGGATTTTCAGTCATTGAGTTGTTGTGATTTTGTGATTCTGCAGTTTGAGCCGGCCCCGAGAAGGGGAGAGCCAGACGTAACTCGTAGAACGCCAGACTATTTCCTGTGATGATGCGAAATCGGTGTGGACCTCTGCACCAAAGGTCTGATAACTAGCTGAAGTTTCATGGCTGCAGATAAATCTTTTTGCTGAAAATCATCAACCTCCTGTGTGTTATTCTTCTTAATTTTTCCGCCCATGATGCCCCTGGCTGTTTGCGAGCCGCTTCGCCGCATCGTGATCAAAGTGTATACCTACCTACCTACCTACAGCTGGAAGGATCCATTGTGTTACTCACCTCTCTAACTGAGCTTGAGCATCGAGCAGCGTTTGTATTGTGATGACAGGAAGCCATTTCATTTCCCCTCTGTATCCATATTTTTTCCCCCTGTTCGCACATTTCGCCTAATTTTTCATTTTGATGATTATTTGTTGTAGAGATGGACAATGTAGTTGTATGGTTATGGTCCCCTTAGGTATTGTGAACCCGTATTGATTTTCCGTATAGAATACTTGGTAGCATGTTGAGCACTGTCTGTGTGGTGTTGGCTGTGGTATGAAATATGAATGTTTGTCTGGTTAGTGGATATTTTTTGTTTATGAATGGTGCAAAAGATGTGGGCATGATCCACAAAGAAGAGCAAACATTATTATTCTTATTATGCTTCCAAATGATTTTCACTTCCGACCAGTATTTTCTTGGACTGAGCATATTTTCCATGCTACGGCATTGATCAATATAGTAGTATTTCATTGTGTTTTAATCGCATGTGAATTAAAAAATACCATTGCTCTGCATGTTTAGGCAAACGTGTACTGTTTCCGAGCAATGTTCGTCAGCGGCCTAAGATTTGAGCTGTTTGCAGCCACAAATCATAGCGTGCAGAGGCCAGGAGATAGATCCTGCAATACGTTGGGAGTAGAAAGCGATGCAGCATTGCCAGGCCCAGTCGGCAACGGGTGGTGACGTGCTGTGGTTGTGCAGGCATGTCGACAGCTTCTTCCTCCCTCGCTCGCTTTCCACTCCCAACGTCGATGGTGACGGTCAGATAAAATTGTTTCTCCCTCCCTGACATAATCTCACCCACGGCCGCAGTTGCGTACGAGCACAAGCAGGTTCCACTTGGCAAGCACGACTTCTCAACGGCAGTCACACATGGTTCACAGTCAATGTGCTCAAGTCAATCCACACATTCATATTTCATCATCAGCTTAATAAAAAAAACTAGACTCCGCTATCCGCTATCTTTTTTACTTAAAGATAATAACAGTAACGACATACTTCCTCCGTTAGGGTTTGTAAGTCTCACTTGTATCTTTGATCATAAAACTGACTAATAAATAAGAGCTATATGTAACGACAACGTTACCACGGGGAACTTGTTTCGAATaatataattttaaaaaaatccaACAACATGGTTTTTGTGGCATATAACCTATGGGCAAAGTTTGATCCAAAATACAGCCAAAAGGTCAAACGGAGACCGAGCTCCATGGAGGCCTTCATTTGAAAACTTCAAAATTCAAACTTTTcagtttcaaaaaattctgaaagaGATGCGCATATACCTAGATACATAATGTAGTACATGTGTGCAAATTTTCAGGTCGAAATACGTTAAAATGAGAGCtacacaaaaaagacaaatatgaGGCCATGATTTTTTTTTGTGCAGCTCGCAATTCAAAGTATTTCATCCTTTGTCACACGTATCCATTACATCCTTGCATACATGTGTGTTTGTTCAGAATATTTAAAAATAAAGAACTTTGAAATTTTCAACATAAAGGCCTCCATGAGGCTCGGTCTCCAAAATGACCCACCCCAGGGACTAACAAACCCAGCCATATACAGGGATGATGAAAGGCGATAAGGAAGCATACTATCTTTTCTGCAGTTATATATGTCAGACTGAGGATTCAGTTATTAAGCACTAATGGCGCACATGGCAGTCAGTAGCTGTTCCCATCAAACAAACAAAAATAAGGCCATCACGTGTATACTTTCCTCGTTGCTACTTTGGACAACTGTACAAAAAGAAAAACACCACCCGCTAGAGGACGTGCTAGACAGATAAACATACAACACAAAAATGAGGCTGAGGTCAATGGATCTACAGCCTGCGAGACATGGAGGAGGGATCACCCCTCCTCCGAAGAAATAAACAAAATGCTGCTAACCTTGACTCGCTAATTCGATCGGCCTCACAGGTTCAGATGCGTGAAGATCACCGGCACCAGGTCGACCACCGACCACGCGAGCCCGGCGTACTGCACGAACCTGATGCCGGTGTCTACATCATACGCCTTCTGAGGGAAGAGGGAGAAGAGCCGCTGGAGGTATCCGCCGGCCTGCTTGGCCTCGTCCTTGTTGCCTGAGCCGCCGCCAATGTCGGATGGCTTCAGCGCGGGCACATAGCAGGACGAGACGATCGGGATCCCCAGGGTGCTGCACATGACCGGCAGGAGCCATTTCGAGAGCGCCTTGCTACAGGACTTCACGGCCAGGATGGTCGGGATCCCCACAAGGACCCTCCCGGCATAGGCGAGGAGGGGTAGTTGATGGCTGAGAATGAGGGGGGCTTCCGGGCCATGGAAACGGGTGTACGTCTGCTGCACGCCGTAGACCTGAATCGATAAGGGTAGAGAACAGTGTCAGATAAGGGTAAACATGATTTATCAACAACTGGAAGAGCATGGGAGAAACTAGAACTAGATTTAATTCCAAGAATTCTTTTGGGTCAACTATATTCAGTCAATGGTGAAGACTATTCTCTGCTGATTACACTTCAAATGTGAATGGTAACTGAATTTCCATCACAAATTCTTAAGTAATATCTTCCGTGTGAGCAGAATTCTAAAACAAGATTACGAGCAGTACAATCTTTGGATCAAGTAACCATATTTCATACACAGAGAGGTCAGAGTTCTTACAATTCCGAAAGCGACCCCGTTGAATGCTGTGTGGAATTCAAAGCTAGGAGTTGGGAATTCTGGCTTTGGATATGCAAAGCAGAGCACTAGAGAAAGGCTTGCCCAGAAGAATGTGACTGCAGAAGAAAACAACTATGAGAATGTTCTCCTTTGGATATCACAATTTATTTATCGCTACTAGAGTCAAAGTAATGTTGAGGCATATGGACATACCATTTTGGCCGGAGACGACAAAGGCATCAACATGATCATGGACAACCAACCAGAATGCAAGGATCACGATGCCAAAAGAGATCCCAGCGATAACGTCGGTCAAGCTGTGCATGCCCAAGTATACCCTCGCTATAAAATTTCATGtaagccacatcatcaatatcTTTCGGTAACTGTAAGAGACAGTTGTGCGGAAAAATAAAAGAACTCACCAATTCCAATTAACGTAACGAGCATGAAAGCTAGAGAAAGACCCATGGCAATCGTGAAACCATCACATGGTCCATATGTGAGGACATAATGTAACATGTATCTGCATTTTTCCATGTCAGAATTAGCCAGGCAAACCCAATAAATACAGCAACTCTTTGATTGAAACAGGAAATTACCCCATCAAACAAACGGTGTTGAGAGCGTGCGATGAAGGCAGTCCATATTCCATGGCATTTTCCTTCTCATCTTCGGTAGCTGTGACTCTCCTCACGGGAGGGGAACACGGCCGAGGAGCTGACACTAAATCCTACAACCACAAATTCCCAAGGTGTCAACAACCAAACCAACCAAAACAGCAAAAACCCAGTTTGCACCCATTTTTGTGTGAGTAGATGGCAACCTTGACAGCATTGCCCAGGTAATCGCAGAAGGCCAGCAGCAGGGTCATTTGCCTAGCCAGCTTGCCATGTCCACTCTACAATATCAACGGAAACAGCTCAGAATTACAGAAGCAGTATAAGGGGTGATTAATGTGCCACAAGACATGGCAGGGGAGTGGCTGGAGCATACCCAGAAGAGGAGGGGGAGGAATCCCGTGTAGAAAGGGACAGAGACAACGCATGACAGCACGGAGAAGAAGTTGTCCAGCAACTTGTGCTGCAGCCTCTGCAATAATTGAACAGACAGGGATTTTTCCCCTTCAGAAAAATACAAGCAAGAACAGCTTAGGAACCGAGGCCAGGTGTAAAAGTAAATGCATACATCGTAGATATCGTCAATGTTTTTGTACAAGACGATGATGATTTTGTCTCCTCGTTTGTTTCAAGCCAAATTAATCTCTCTTTACATGATTCGATCACCTAATTGGTTCTTCTTCGTCCTAGGACTAACGAATCGAGCAGCAACCGCGTGCTGGAACGGGTAATGGTATCCAGATTGCACAACAAGATATCCCCAAATGTAGGAACTGGAACTGTGTGTGCCCTTTCCTCCTTTGGTCCCTTTGGTGAGAAGCTTCCGTTGGCGGAAACGAGGTGGAAAAAGCAGAGATTGGGGAGGGGAGGAACGGACCTGGAAGGTGAGGATGGAGGGCGTCTCGGCGTGGACGCGGCGGGTGACCCAGGGCTGCGCCAGCGCGCGCGCCCGGCGCGTGAGGTCGTAGTAGGAGGCCGCCCACACCCAGCCCGCTGCGCCCGACAGCGCCGCCGCCTGCCACCCGGTCAGCCCggcgccgccggccgccgcgacCGCCTCCATGTCCGTGTCTTTGTCCCTCCCACCGCCGGCGCCTGATCCCGGGAGGAGCGCGCGAGATCCCCACGACCACGAGagatggagaggagaggttgacTCGCACGGCGTAGGCTGGCAGCGCAGGCAGGCGAGGGGGGTTCTTGTAGGAGGAGCGGTGGAGGGAGGGCGCGGGCaggtggcggtggtggtggccGAGGACGGAGACGGGAGGTGGTCTGGTTTCTTGGCGGTCTGCCGGCCGGCCGCCCCCGCTCTGGACCGGAGTCTCGCACCACCACGCGGCTAAGAAACTTTTTGTTTTTATTTCTCGTGTTGTTTGAGGGACAGTGGCTATTTAATCCCGGGAGTCAGATTGTGACTTCGGAAGGTTCTAAACTCCCGGGACTTTAAATCCTGGCTCTTGATTTGGCACGCGGTTGAATTTTCTCCTCCCACCGAGAGCGAGGCAGAGtatggttcttcttcttctttcctttcggAAATCCTAAACACACGCGCCGTAATATATTTTTTCGAGAATTTTTTTGATCTATTCATATCATAAAGAGTACAACGAAGACTAGAAATagtaaaaattacatccagatccgtagtccacctagcgacga
Protein-coding sequences here:
- the LOC125511041 gene encoding lipid phosphate phosphatase delta encodes the protein MEAVAAAGGAGLTGWQAAALSGAAGWVWAASYYDLTRRARALAQPWVTRRVHAETPSILTFQRLQHKLLDNFFSVLSCVVSVPFYTGFLPLLFWSGHGKLARQMTLLLAFCDYLGNAVKDLVSAPRPCSPPVRRVTATEDEKENAMEYGLPSSHALNTVCLMGYMLHYVLTYGPCDGFTIAMGLSLAFMLVTLIGIARVYLGMHSLTDVIAGISFGIVILAFWLVVHDHVDAFVVSGQNVTFFWASLSLVLCFAYPKPEFPTPSFEFHTAFNGVAFGIVYGVQQTYTRFHGPEAPLILSHQLPLLAYAGRVLVGIPTILAVKSCSKALSKWLLPVMCSTLGIPIVSSCYVPALKPSDIGGGSGNKDEAKQAGGYLQRLFSLFPQKAYDVDTGIRFVQYAGLAWSVVDLVPVIFTHLNL
- the LOC125511042 gene encoding serine/threonine-protein phosphatase PP2A-2 catalytic subunit encodes the protein MSSPHGGLDDQIERLMQCKPLPEAEVRALCEKAKEILMEESNVQPVRSPVTICGDIHGQFHDLAELFRIGGKCPDTNYLFMGDYVDRGYYSVETVTLLVSLKVRYPQRITILRGNHESRQITQVYGFYDECLRKYGNATVWKTFTDLFDYFPLTALVESEIFCLHGGLSPSIETLDNIRNFDRTQEVPHEGPMCDLLWSDPDDRCGWGISPRGAGYTFGQDISEQFNHTNNLRLIARAHQLVMEGFNWAHEQKVVTIFSAPNYCYRCGNMASILEVDDCREHTFIQFEPAPRRGEPDVTRRTPDYFL